One Treponema pectinovorum DNA segment encodes these proteins:
- a CDS encoding efflux RND transporter permease subunit produces the protein MIKFCVKHPLSVLMSLLLLILCEIVALTNISFDYIPKLNERYLLVNACFEGVRADEMRKLVTVNLEDSLVSLKGLKNISSVTRDGLTLVVIELGWSTDSSVAFTQCAQIIDECYEILPKGCSKPEVQFFTPDSDCVLTVTMRAFDNDMEYCRYIGDNEIKGTFARIDGVSWVSISGGEKSEVHVIADKAKLESMGLTLESISEILYGSNVDYPAGIIYEGNKEILLKTNGLFDSVFEIQDCPLSYTEKGLVKIGDVAKIKNSLAEQKSCFIYNGKEVVGFKIFKKADSSPIEVSRKIKKQVARLNELYKSSFEFQIISDSSWELVSSLKNLLVSAFVGCFITAIVLFLFLRSFRICFIACSILPLTVLFSVLVLSLCGKSLNLLSIAGLTVGIGMVIDPTVVALENVQKKLAAKNTKEAIVQGVKEIKLSSIGSTLTTVVVFVPFFFLGGIFGKLFSDMAVSVIASIGFSCVLALIYVPAILSLLHDEKKLVKKTGTSIAVFENFYKKSLGMFFASKIIIVLIFVLCLIVSFICIKTVKKEIFPVLKGNVINAKLFYGENTRLSVIKKDAFEITSLLLADENFIDASVICGIEDDDFISLSDESLRKEVMILKCKTKNQEAAKKSLQKICEKSELKISIENERSILEKLLKFDLKSSIVTENTLEKLEELISQNKKEILSYEPESYVHEYSFIPDRSALSRFNISALALSQTAKNCLEGVYSSPLYKNGRQIPVLVKYSEETITSAFDLENCAVVAGESFVLIGSLGKIEQTLNNKILFRYNRKDAKKVVFEKNACLKATSINPQEEEFSNLIKNAVFLLLIVVLLLYCVMGAQFESFLIPVFMLLALPPCFAGAFIALKISSLSLNINSIVALVVLFGTSVNNSIILFEEIRSLKDVNKMSVINGCSQKLRSILITTLTSIFALVPFAFDFSKKTDSSMSMAIIGGLFVSLIVVLFVVPVILKKFMRRLKSE, from the coding sequence ATGATTAAATTCTGTGTAAAGCACCCACTAAGCGTTTTAATGTCGTTACTGCTTTTGATTTTATGCGAAATAGTTGCACTTACAAATATTTCTTTTGATTATATTCCAAAGCTTAACGAGAGATACCTTTTGGTGAATGCTTGTTTCGAAGGCGTGCGTGCCGATGAAATGCGAAAACTTGTTACAGTAAATCTCGAAGATTCGCTTGTTTCTCTAAAAGGACTTAAAAATATTTCTTCTGTTACGCGAGATGGACTTACGCTTGTCGTTATTGAACTTGGTTGGAGTACAGATTCGTCTGTTGCCTTTACCCAGTGTGCTCAAATAATAGATGAATGCTATGAGATTTTGCCAAAAGGCTGTTCAAAACCTGAAGTGCAATTTTTTACGCCAGATAGTGATTGTGTTTTGACTGTTACAATGCGAGCTTTTGACAACGATATGGAATATTGCCGTTATATTGGTGACAACGAGATTAAAGGAACTTTTGCACGCATTGACGGCGTGAGTTGGGTGAGTATCTCTGGCGGAGAAAAGAGTGAAGTCCATGTGATTGCAGATAAGGCGAAACTTGAAAGTATGGGGCTAACTTTGGAAAGCATTAGTGAAATTCTTTATGGTTCAAATGTTGACTATCCAGCAGGAATAATCTATGAGGGCAATAAAGAAATCCTATTAAAAACAAATGGACTTTTTGATTCAGTTTTTGAAATTCAAGATTGTCCGCTTTCTTATACAGAAAAAGGACTTGTTAAGATTGGTGATGTCGCGAAGATTAAAAATTCTCTTGCAGAACAAAAAAGTTGCTTTATCTATAACGGAAAAGAAGTAGTCGGTTTTAAAATATTTAAAAAGGCAGATTCTTCTCCTATCGAAGTTTCTAGGAAAATAAAAAAACAAGTTGCTCGGCTAAATGAACTTTATAAAAGTAGTTTTGAATTTCAAATAATTTCTGATTCTTCTTGGGAACTCGTTTCATCGTTAAAAAATCTTTTAGTTTCTGCCTTTGTGGGCTGTTTTATCACAGCGATTGTCCTGTTTTTATTTTTGCGTTCTTTTAGGATTTGCTTTATCGCATGTTCAATTTTGCCTTTGACAGTTCTTTTTTCTGTTTTGGTTTTAAGTCTTTGTGGAAAATCATTAAACCTGCTTTCTATTGCAGGCTTGACCGTTGGAATTGGCATGGTGATTGACCCCACTGTTGTCGCTTTGGAAAATGTACAAAAAAAACTCGCAGCCAAAAATACAAAGGAAGCTATTGTTCAAGGCGTAAAAGAAATTAAACTTTCTAGTATTGGTTCAACTTTGACTACTGTTGTTGTTTTTGTTCCTTTTTTCTTTTTGGGAGGAATATTTGGAAAGTTATTTTCTGATATGGCAGTAAGCGTTATAGCTTCCATCGGTTTTTCTTGCGTGCTTGCACTCATCTATGTACCAGCGATTTTGAGCCTCTTGCATGACGAAAAAAAACTTGTAAAAAAAACGGGAACTTCAATCGCGGTTTTTGAAAATTTTTACAAAAAATCGCTCGGGATGTTTTTTGCGTCTAAAATCATAATCGTTTTGATTTTTGTTTTGTGTTTGATAGTGAGTTTCATTTGCATAAAAACTGTAAAGAAAGAGATTTTCCCTGTGCTAAAAGGTAATGTCATAAATGCAAAGCTCTTTTACGGAGAGAACACAAGGCTGTCTGTCATAAAAAAAGATGCGTTTGAAATAACGTCCTTGCTGCTTGCAGATGAAAATTTTATCGATGCTAGCGTTATTTGCGGAATTGAAGATGACGATTTTATCTCGTTGAGCGATGAGTCTTTGCGAAAAGAGGTGATGATTTTAAAATGTAAGACAAAAAATCAAGAAGCGGCAAAAAAATCACTTCAAAAAATTTGCGAAAAATCTGAATTAAAAATCTCTATCGAAAATGAAAGGAGCATTTTAGAAAAACTTTTAAAATTCGACCTAAAAAGTTCAATCGTTACAGAAAATACCCTTGAAAAATTGGAAGAGTTAATATCACAAAATAAAAAAGAAATCTTATCTTATGAGCCAGAAAGTTATGTTCATGAATACAGTTTCATTCCAGACAGGAGCGCCTTATCAAGATTTAACATAAGCGCACTTGCTCTTTCACAAACGGCAAAAAACTGTCTTGAAGGTGTCTATTCTTCGCCCTTGTATAAAAATGGCAGGCAGATTCCTGTCCTTGTAAAATACAGCGAAGAAACAATCACTTCTGCCTTTGACCTTGAAAATTGTGCCGTCGTCGCAGGCGAATCTTTTGTTTTGATTGGAAGCCTTGGAAAAATCGAGCAAACGCTCAACAATAAAATTCTTTTTCGATACAACAGAAAAGACGCCAAAAAAGTGGTTTTTGAAAAAAATGCTTGTCTAAAAGCAACGAGCATAAATCCGCAGGAAGAGGAATTTTCAAACCTTATTAAAAATGCTGTTTTCTTGCTTTTGATTGTTGTTCTGCTGCTTTACTGCGTGATGGGTGCGCAGTTTGAATCTTTTTTGATTCCTGTTTTTATGTTGCTCGCATTGCCGCCTTGTTTTGCAGGAGCCTTTATCGCTCTAAAAATTTCATCGCTTTCTCTAAATATAAATAGCATTGTCGCCCTTGTTGTGCTGTTTGGGACGAGTGTAAATAATTCAATAATTTTATTTGAGGAAATTAGAAGTTTAAAAGATGTAAATAAAATGAGCGTGATAAATGGTTGTTCACAAAAATTGCGCTCAATTTTGATTACGACTTTGACGAGCATTTTTGCTTTGGTTCCTTTTGCTTTTGATTTTTCAAAAAAAACAGATTCGTCAATGAGCATGGCGATTATAGGTGGACTTTTTGTTTCGTTGATTGTGGTTTTGTTTGTCGTTCCCGTAATCTTAAAAAAATTTATGAGGCGATTGAAAAGTGAATAA